Genomic DNA from Streptomyces diastaticus subsp. diastaticus:
CCCGGACAGGAAGCGGACGTCGTGATCGTGGGCGCGGGAGTCGCCGGACTCGCCGCCGCCCACGCGCTGACCAGCGCCGGCGTCGGAGTCACGGTGCTGGAGGCCGCCACACGGGTGGGCGGCAGGATGGCCACCGAAACGCTGGACGGCTACCGGCTGGACCGGTTCGGGCAGCCGCTCCTCACCCCCTGGCCCGAGGCGGCGGGCCCCCTCCTCGACGCCCTGCCGATGCGGGAGTTCGCCCCCGGCGTGCTGGTCCACAGCCAGGGGCGGCGAACCCGCACCGGTGAACCCGGGAGCGCGAGGGGCGCACTCAGTGCCGCACGCGCCCGGGCGAGCGCCCCTCGGCGGGTACCCCGGCAGCGCGGCCCCGAACGGCCCCGTGTCGCCCATGCCGTCGACGGCGCCCGGCTCGGCTCCGCCCTCGCCCGCCTCGCCGCCACTTCCGCGGAACGCCTCGCCGCGCGGCCCGAGCGCAGCGCCGCCGAGGCACTGGCCCTGCGCGGCCTCTCCCCCCGCACCGTCGACGGTTTCGTGCGCCCGCTGCTCTCCGCCCTCCTCGGTGACCCGGACCTCAGCACCTCCAGCCGCATCGCCGACCTCACCCTGCGCGGATACGCCCGTGGCCGCCTCGGTGTCCCCGCCGGCGGCGCCGGCGCGCTGCCCCGGTACCTCGCCGACGCCCTGCCCGAGGGGACCGTCCGCACCGGTGTGCACGTCACCGCCGCCTCCATCGACTCCGTCACCACCAAGGAGCACGGCACCTTCGGCTGCCGCGCCCTGCTGCTCGCCACCGGCGCCCGCGCCGCCGCCGAACTGCTGCCCGGCCTGCGCGTGCCCCGATTCCACTCGGTGACCGTGCTCCACCACGCCGCGCCCGAGCCGCCGCCCACCGGCAGCGCCCTGGTCCTGGACGCCGACCGGAGCGGGCCCGTCGCCTGGTCCGCCGCGCTCAGCGAGGTCGACCCGGAGCGCGCCCCCCGCGGCCGCGCGCTCGTCTCCTCGACCGTGCTCGACGTGCCCCCCGACGGCCTCGACGCCGAGGTCCGCGCCCAGCTCGCCCGCATGTACGGCACCGACACCACCGGCTGGGAACTGCTCGCCGCCCACCACGACCCCGAGGCGGTCCCGGCGATGACCCCGCCGCACGACGCCCGCAGGCCCGTCCGTGTCCTGGACGGCCTCTACGTCTGCGGCGACCACCGGGACACCAGCTCCGTGCACGGCGCCCTCACCTCAGCCCACCGGGCGGCACGGGAGATCCTCACCGACTTCGGCCTCCTGCCGCCCGCCCCCGACGTCACCCACGCGGCGGCCTGAGCCGCCACTCCGCCACGCCCCGCCGTTTGCGGCCCGGCCCCCGGCGTAGAACGCTGGAGGCCGGGCCGTCTGGCCCGAAGGGCCGGAGCCGGGGAGTACCGCAGTGGCGAGGAACGCCGTGTGGAGCCGCCGGGGTGACGAACCCCGCTGGCTGAGCGGTGCGCCCGCGCCCACCTGGCTGCGGTGGCTGCCGGTGGTCCTGCTGGTCTTCATCCCGCTGCTGCAACTACTGGTGGACCGGCCGGTGGACCTGGGCTTCCTGCTCGGTGCCATCCCGCCGCTCGCCACCCTCGCCTACGGCCCGTTCGGCACCGCCGTCTTCTCCGCCGCGGTGCTGGTGCTGCTCAACATCTCGACCATCAACCTGGACCGGCCCGGCCGGGGTGACGTCATCGCCGTGACCTTCGTGGCGGTGCTCAGTGTCGCCATCTCCTGGATGCGCAGACGCCGCGCCGTCCAGATCACCACCATCCGCACCGTCGCCGAGGCCGCCCAGCTCGCCGTGCTGCCCCCGCTGCCACCCCGCGTCGACGTGGTCCGCTGCGCGGGCCTGTACCGCCCGGCCCAGCGCGGCACGCTGGTCGGCGGCGACTTCTTCGACGTACGGCGCGGCCCCTACGGCGTCCGCGCCCTCGTCGGCGACGTGCAGGGGCACGGCATCGCCGCCGTCGGCACCGTCACCTCGATCCTCGGCGCCTTCCGCGAGGCCGTCCTCGACGAGGAGGACCTCGCCGACGTGGCGGCCCGGCTCGACCGCCGGCTGGTGGTGGACGCCGCCGACGCCGCGGCCGGAGCCATCACCGTCGCCCGCGTCCCCGAGGGGGACCCCGACAGCGTCGTCGGCGAGCCGCCCGTGGGCCAGCGCTCCGACCCGACCTCCGGTGAGCTCTTCGCCACCGCGCTGCTGCTGGAGTTCCGCCCCGGCTCCGGCGAGGTCGGCGTGGTCTCCTGCGGCCATCCCGCCCCGGTCCTGCTCCGCGGCGCCACCGCCCACGAGATCGAGGTGCAGCCCGCCCCGCCGCTCGGCCTCGGCTTCGCCGGGTCCGACCGGCCCGTCGAACGCGACGTCCGCCTCCAGCCGGGTGACCGCGTGCTCGCCGTCACCGACGGCGTCACCGAGGCACGCAACGACGCCGAGGTCTTCTACCCGCTCGTCGACCGCGCCGCCCAGCTCGCCGCCGAGGACCCCGGCGAGCTGATCGCCGCCATCTGGCGCGACCTCGTCGGCTACGCCCGCACCATCGACGACGACGTGGCCCTGCTGGTCTTCGCCCCCGACCCCGAGGGTGAGGAGCCCGACACGGGCACCGTCACCGGCGAGGTGCTGGAGTCCCGCGAGAGCGGCGGCAAGGAGAACCGCGGCGAGAGCTGACCGCCCGCGCCACCGGCGCCCGAACCGCTCACACGGCGCGGAGCGCTCCTGGGGCGCTCACGCCGCGAAGCGGTCCCAGAGCCGGGGGAAGCGGACCGCCAGCGCGTCGTCGTCCTCCAGGTCGATCGGCGTGCCCGCCGGGTCGACCGGGGCCGCGGCGATCCCCAGGTCCGGGGTGTCCGCCCCGGTGAGCCGCTCGTACGCCTCGTCGGCCGCGTAGCCCAGCTCCTCGCCGTCCCCGTCGACCTCGTCGTCGAACGGGCCCAGCAGGTCCGCCAGGTCGTCCGGCTCGTGCAGCGCCCCCTCGAACACCTCCCGGCCCTGACCGATCAGCCAGCACCGGAAGTAGTCGAACGCGTCGTCGCTCGCGCCGTCCAGCAGCACCCACGCCGCACCCCACAGCTCCCAGGTGTAGGCCCGGTTGTAGCGGGCCTCGAAGTGCCGCGCGAAGTCCAGGACGGCGTCCGGGTCCGCCTCGAGCAGCCGTTCCACCAGCAGCTCCGCATGGGCCTGCGGATCGTCGCCGGCGCGCTCCCGCGTCGTGTCGATGATCTCCCAGAACTCCGTCTCGTCCATCACCGCTCCAGCATCGTCCCTGGCGCCGCGCCCCGCACGTCCGGACGGCGTGGTTCCCCCGCGCGTGGTGAACAGGGGCGCGACGCACCGCCGGACGGACGAAAACCCGACGGAAGGTGTCGACTCCGCGTGCCAGGGTCGGACCCATGAGCCACACCGCGTCCGTACCCGCCGCCTCCCCGACCGCCCTCGCCGGGCGGGTCGCCCTCGTCGCCGGAGCCACCCGGGGCGCCGGGCGCGCCTTCGCCGTGGAACTGGGCTCCGCCGGCGCCACCGTCCACGTCACCGGGCGGACCACTCGGGACAGGATCTCCGAGGTCGGCCGCGCCACCGAGACGATCGAGGAGACCGCCGCCCTGGTCACCGAGGCCGGCGGCGAGGGCATCGCCCACCCCACCGACCACCTCGATCCCGAGCAGGTCCGCCGCCTCGCCGCGCGTGTGGAGGACGGGCACGGGCGGCTCGACGTCCTCGTCAACAACACCTGGGGCGGCGAGCACCTCATCCCCTTCGGCCGCGCCCTGTGGGACACCCCGCTCGACGAGGGGCTGCGGATGCTGGACCTCGGCGTCCGCTCGCACCTGATCACCGCCTCCCTGCTGCTTCCGCTGCTCATCCGCCACCCCGGCGGCCTGCACGTCGAGGTCACCGACGGAAGCGCCGAGACCAACCGGCGCTTCCGTGAGAACGTCTTCTTCGACCTCGCCAGGTACGCCCCCATCCGCATGGCGCTCGGCCTCGCCCGCGACCTCGAACCCCACGGGTCCACCGCCGTCTGCGTCACCCCGGGCTTCCTGCGCTCCGAGCAGATGCTCGACGGCTTGGGCGTGCGCGAGGAGAACTGGCGCGACGCCCTGGCCGGGCAACCCCACTTCGCCATCGCCGAGTCGCCGGCCTACGTCGCCCGCGGTGTCGTCGCCCTCGCCGCCGACCCCGACCGTGCCCGCTGGAACGGCCGGTCGGTGACCAGCGGCACCCTCGCCCAGGAGTACGGCTTCACCGACACCGACGGCTCGGCCCCCGACGGCTGGCGCTACTTCGAGGAGGTCGTCCTCGGCGGCAAGAAGGCCGGCCCGGAGGGCTACCGCTGACCGGCCCGGGTCCCAGGGCCCGCCGCCGCACTCGCCTTCAGCCATCGGCCACGGGCGTCCTCGCGAAGCCCCCTGGGCAGGGCTGACCGCTCCCGCCTGCCCCGCGTCGCCGTGCACGCACTCCCGCCGCACCGGTCGCGGAGCCTCGTACGGGGAGGTACGCGGGTGATTCGGGCGTGCGGCGAGAGTGCGTGCCAGGCGACGCGGGCCCACGAAGACCCGCCGGGCAGGCCCTAGCCGTACAGCCCCGCCATCCGCCGTGCCGCCTCCCGCATGCGGTCGCGCAGCTCGGGCGGGGCCACCACCTCCGCCTCCGGGCCGAGGCCGAGCAGCTGCTCGTAGGCCACCTCCAGCGACTCCACGGGCAGCACCACGTCCTCCACCCACCGGGCCGAGCCGTCCCGCCACC
This window encodes:
- a CDS encoding NAD(P)/FAD-dependent oxidoreductase, which codes for MSEPGQEADVVIVGAGVAGLAAAHALTSAGVGVTVLEAATRVGGRMATETLDGYRLDRFGQPLLTPWPEAAGPLLDALPMREFAPGVLVHSQGRRTRTGEPGSARGALSAARARASAPRRVPRQRGPERPRVAHAVDGARLGSALARLAATSAERLAARPERSAAEALALRGLSPRTVDGFVRPLLSALLGDPDLSTSSRIADLTLRGYARGRLGVPAGGAGALPRYLADALPEGTVRTGVHVTAASIDSVTTKEHGTFGCRALLLATGARAAAELLPGLRVPRFHSVTVLHHAAPEPPPTGSALVLDADRSGPVAWSAALSEVDPERAPRGRALVSSTVLDVPPDGLDAEVRAQLARMYGTDTTGWELLAAHHDPEAVPAMTPPHDARRPVRVLDGLYVCGDHRDTSSVHGALTSAHRAAREILTDFGLLPPAPDVTHAAA
- a CDS encoding PP2C family protein-serine/threonine phosphatase, which produces MSGAPAPTWLRWLPVVLLVFIPLLQLLVDRPVDLGFLLGAIPPLATLAYGPFGTAVFSAAVLVLLNISTINLDRPGRGDVIAVTFVAVLSVAISWMRRRRAVQITTIRTVAEAAQLAVLPPLPPRVDVVRCAGLYRPAQRGTLVGGDFFDVRRGPYGVRALVGDVQGHGIAAVGTVTSILGAFREAVLDEEDLADVAARLDRRLVVDAADAAAGAITVARVPEGDPDSVVGEPPVGQRSDPTSGELFATALLLEFRPGSGEVGVVSCGHPAPVLLRGATAHEIEVQPAPPLGLGFAGSDRPVERDVRLQPGDRVLAVTDGVTEARNDAEVFYPLVDRAAQLAAEDPGELIAAIWRDLVGYARTIDDDVALLVFAPDPEGEEPDTGTVTGEVLESRESGGKENRGES
- a CDS encoding DUF4240 domain-containing protein; this translates as MDETEFWEIIDTTRERAGDDPQAHAELLVERLLEADPDAVLDFARHFEARYNRAYTWELWGAAWVLLDGASDDAFDYFRCWLIGQGREVFEGALHEPDDLADLLGPFDDEVDGDGEELGYAADEAYERLTGADTPDLGIAAAPVDPAGTPIDLEDDDALAVRFPRLWDRFAA
- a CDS encoding SDR family oxidoreductase codes for the protein MSHTASVPAASPTALAGRVALVAGATRGAGRAFAVELGSAGATVHVTGRTTRDRISEVGRATETIEETAALVTEAGGEGIAHPTDHLDPEQVRRLAARVEDGHGRLDVLVNNTWGGEHLIPFGRALWDTPLDEGLRMLDLGVRSHLITASLLLPLLIRHPGGLHVEVTDGSAETNRRFRENVFFDLARYAPIRMALGLARDLEPHGSTAVCVTPGFLRSEQMLDGLGVREENWRDALAGQPHFAIAESPAYVARGVVALAADPDRARWNGRSVTSGTLAQEYGFTDTDGSAPDGWRYFEEVVLGGKKAGPEGYR